The following are encoded together in the Phragmitibacter flavus genome:
- a CDS encoding alpha/beta hydrolase: MHPSVALRTLILAWLFAHASSHAQTPIPVPTETNISYGPHSAQVLDFYRAKTQDDQPAPLMFFVHGGGWMNGDKANPDFLNQCLESGISIVSINYRLIPDAIAQKVHPPVKACLDDTARALQFVRSKAAEWHIDKTRIGGCGGSAGGFNVLWLAFHPDQAQPQSPDPIARESTRLSCVIAFVPQTSLDPVQMRQWIPNNDYGHHAFSLPSMQSFIDQRDQLLPQIEPLSPYHLATSDDPPVYLFYDSIPALGQPAKDPPHSANFGLGLVEKLKQVGIEYQFNHTGAKDIKHPNIFDFFLEHLNPAKP; this comes from the coding sequence ATGCATCCTTCCGTCGCCCTTCGAACGCTCATCCTGGCGTGGCTATTTGCACACGCCTCCAGCCACGCCCAAACTCCCATTCCCGTCCCCACGGAAACCAACATCTCCTACGGTCCCCATTCCGCCCAGGTTCTCGACTTCTACCGTGCCAAAACTCAAGACGACCAACCCGCGCCCCTCATGTTTTTCGTCCACGGCGGCGGCTGGATGAACGGCGACAAAGCCAATCCCGATTTCCTCAACCAATGCCTCGAATCCGGCATTTCCATCGTCTCCATCAACTACCGGCTCATCCCTGACGCCATAGCTCAAAAGGTCCATCCTCCCGTCAAAGCCTGCCTCGACGACACCGCCCGCGCGCTCCAGTTCGTCCGAAGCAAAGCCGCCGAATGGCACATCGACAAAACCCGCATCGGCGGCTGCGGGGGTTCCGCAGGAGGCTTCAACGTCCTCTGGCTCGCCTTCCATCCCGACCAGGCCCAGCCCCAAAGTCCCGACCCTATCGCGCGCGAATCCACCCGACTCAGCTGCGTCATCGCCTTCGTCCCTCAAACCTCGCTCGATCCCGTCCAGATGCGACAATGGATTCCCAACAACGACTACGGCCATCACGCCTTCTCACTTCCCAGCATGCAGTCCTTCATCGACCAACGCGACCAGCTCCTCCCCCAAATCGAACCCCTCTCTCCCTATCACCTCGCCACCTCCGACGACCCGCCCGTCTACCTCTTCTACGACTCCATCCCCGCCCTCGGCCAACCCGCCAAAGACCCGCCCCACTCCGCCAACTTCGGACTCGGCCTCGTCGAAAAACTCAAGCAAGTCGGCATCGAATACCAGTTCAATCACACCGGAGCCAAAGACATCAAACACCCCAACATCTTCGACTTCTTCCTCGAACACCTCAATCCCGCCAAACCATAA
- a CDS encoding phosphodiester glycosidase family protein, which produces MFEKFALVSFGLLWLAGGSLMGVEYLEMMAAGKKVTVCKVDLRKEKLELFHRDDAGLPLKSFDGLGAWLEAKGRVLSFAMNAGMYHGDFSAVGLYVADGRQVVPLNLEDAEGNFFLKPNGVFLISDKGARVVESAEYLKVREKERVKLATQSGPLLLRAGILHPMFNLESKSRLFRNGVGVKSPHEVFFAISEEPVNFYEFATFFRDVLKCPDALFLDGTISSLYAPELKRNDKKMDLGPMIGIAVPGK; this is translated from the coding sequence ATGTTTGAAAAATTCGCACTTGTTTCTTTTGGACTGCTTTGGTTGGCGGGAGGTTCGCTGATGGGGGTTGAGTATCTCGAGATGATGGCCGCTGGAAAGAAGGTGACGGTGTGCAAAGTGGACTTGCGAAAGGAGAAATTGGAGTTGTTCCATCGGGATGATGCGGGCCTGCCCTTGAAATCGTTTGATGGTCTAGGCGCATGGCTTGAGGCGAAAGGCCGGGTTTTAAGTTTTGCGATGAATGCGGGAATGTATCATGGGGATTTTTCGGCGGTGGGTTTGTATGTGGCGGATGGAAGGCAAGTGGTGCCGTTGAATCTTGAAGATGCGGAAGGGAATTTTTTCCTGAAACCCAACGGCGTTTTTTTGATCAGCGACAAAGGAGCGCGTGTGGTGGAGTCGGCGGAGTATTTGAAGGTGCGGGAGAAGGAGAGGGTAAAACTGGCGACACAATCGGGTCCGCTTCTGTTGAGGGCGGGGATTTTGCATCCGATGTTTAATTTGGAGTCGAAGTCGCGTTTGTTCCGCAATGGTGTGGGCGTAAAATCGCCGCACGAGGTGTTTTTTGCGATCAGCGAGGAGCCGGTGAATTTTTACGAGTTTGCGACGTTCTTTCGGGATGTGCTGAAGTGTCCGGATGCGTTGTTTTTGGACGGGACGATTTCGAGCTTGTATGCGCCGGAATTGAAGCGGAACGACAAGAAGATGGACTTAGGGCCGATGATTGGGATTGCGGTGCCTGGGAAATAG
- a CDS encoding alpha/beta fold hydrolase — MADLHILEMESGRKLAYAQYGDPEGVPLFYFHGWPSSRLQGALLDGIGKKRGLCVIAPDRPGIGMSDAQPGRALLDWPPLMAELADRLGYQKFHVVGVSGGGPYVLATAYALPERVLGAAVICGAPPLSEVGVEGMMWPYRTAMFIRQKAPVLLDQGLRIAGRISHQKQSGLVMRRLLATLGPQDQKALAVDDNFHVITRSFQESLRSGAAALRADGDLYSDPWGFDPAQLSKVPYFCHGALDKNIPLALVKRYIDRIPGAKLVVHEQDGHYSLPTLHAEQIMDKLLVS, encoded by the coding sequence ATGGCAGACTTGCACATTCTTGAGATGGAAAGCGGGCGCAAGCTTGCCTATGCGCAATACGGTGATCCTGAGGGGGTGCCGTTGTTTTATTTCCATGGCTGGCCGAGCTCACGATTGCAGGGGGCGTTGCTGGATGGGATTGGGAAAAAGCGGGGGCTTTGTGTGATTGCGCCCGACCGGCCCGGCATCGGGATGTCGGATGCGCAACCGGGGAGGGCGTTGCTGGACTGGCCCCCTTTGATGGCGGAGCTGGCGGATCGGCTGGGTTATCAAAAGTTCCATGTGGTGGGTGTGTCGGGAGGAGGGCCGTATGTGTTGGCCACGGCCTATGCATTGCCGGAAAGAGTATTGGGGGCGGCGGTGATTTGTGGGGCACCACCACTGAGTGAGGTGGGGGTGGAAGGCATGATGTGGCCGTATCGAACGGCGATGTTCATCCGCCAAAAGGCGCCGGTTCTGCTGGATCAAGGTTTGCGGATTGCCGGGCGGATTTCGCATCAAAAACAGAGTGGGCTGGTGATGCGCCGGTTGCTGGCGACGCTTGGGCCGCAAGACCAGAAGGCTTTGGCGGTGGACGATAACTTCCACGTTATTACCCGAAGTTTTCAAGAGTCATTGAGAAGTGGTGCCGCAGCGTTGCGGGCGGATGGGGATTTGTATTCTGATCCTTGGGGATTTGATCCGGCGCAATTGTCGAAGGTGCCGTATTTCTGTCATGGCGCTTTGGACAAGAACATTCCGCTGGCCTTGGTGAAGCGGTATATCGATCGTATTCCAGGAGCGAAACTGGTGGTGCATGAGCAAGACGGGCACTACTCGCTGCCGACTTTGCATGCAGAGCAGATTATGGATAAGTTATTAGTGTCCTGA